The region TTAAAACGTTCACTGTAAATTTGAATAAAACCACCATTGACAGTATACTTCAAAGCATTGGTAATCAAGTTGCGTAGAATTGTACGTAACATATCCGTATCTCCATAGACTATCAAATTATTATTGATGCTATTTTTAATGTGCAATTGCTTTTGATGTGCCACATTCTCCAGTAACATTAACGACTCATCCACCAACTCTTTTAGATTATTGTATTTAGGGTTAAATTGAATAGTCCCTATCTGAGACCTGGACCAGGTCAGTAAATTATCGAGCAAATTGGTGCCCTGGATGGCTGTATTATGCAGTATTTTCAAAAAATCAGGCAAATTTTGAATATCGCCCTCTTCAATTTTTTCGATCAATAATTCGCTAATACCCACGAGAGAATTAAAAGGATTTCGCAGGTCATGCGCAATGATGCTAAAAAATTTATCTTTTGTTTCATTGGCTTTCCTAAGTTGTTCTTCCCGTTCCTTTATAACTGTTTCGTTTTCTAGCCGTTCCGAAATATCTTGTGCCATGGCTATCAGAACGGGGCGGTTCTTGAGTACAGTAGCAGTAATAAAAAGTTCTACAGGATAAGTCTTTCCATCCTTTTTCCGATGATATGTTGTGATATGCTGTCTGCTTCCAAAGTCAAGTTCTTTCCATATATGCTGCTGGTCATTTCGAGTTGCACTGTCCTGGTCTATGTCGGAAACTTTCATCGAAAGAAGCTCATCCTTGGAATAACCAGTATCTATTTCGGCAGCTTCATTTACCAACACAAATCTGCCGTCCAAACCATGGGCAAAAACAGCCATTGGCATTTGCTCTATAACCGTTTTAAGTACTTGTTCATTCTCCCGTAAAATGCGCTCCGTCTTTAGTTTTCCCGAAATATCAGTAATATGTCCAACAATGTATGTACACTTACATGCTGAATCAAATATGGGTGTAAGTGTAACAAGCCCCGTTTTGTTGCCATAGGGTGTAGGCATTTGTTCTTCCCACTGAGTACTTTGTTTTTGCGCAATAGCTTCCCTGTATTTTTTAAGTTCTAAATCGAGTGTATTCTTCGGCACTACTTCTTCAAGTAATTTGCCCATAAATTGACTCTTTTTATAGCCAGTTATTTGAAAAAAGGTCTCGTTTATGAATTGATACCGGTATTTATCTTTTCCTTCCACTTTAAGTAAAAAAATAATACTCCCTGTATTATTCGCAATCATGTCAAGCATTATTCTGTGTTGCTTTTCATTATCTTTTAAAAGCTTTTCTTCTGTAATGTCTTGTCCAAATTCAACAAGTCCTTTTATATTACCCGTTTCATCAAGAATGGGATAGCCCCGCAAAAACCAAAATCGTCCATTGGGTGTATTAACTTCACCTTCCTGGTATTTACCTGTTTTAAGCACTCTAATCAAAGGGCAATCCTTGCATGGTTCTTCACGGCCATGCCAAATACTATAGCAATACTCTCCAACTAAATCGTCGATACTCATTGAAACAGAATCAGCAGATGCCTTGTTAGCCCATTTAATTTTAAAATCAGGACTGTAATAAACTACCAATTCCTTTGTAGAATTCAATATCAAAGACTTCACTTCCTCGGCCTGTTGTAATCTTTCTTCAAGTTTCTTTCGCTCTGTTATGTCTCTTTCGTTAATTACGATACGCTCTAATTCGCCACTTTTATTGTAAAAATAACTTGAAATGGCCTCTATCCACCTAACACTATTTTCTTTGGTATATATCCTGAAAGTAAGCCGGCTTTGTTTATCTTTTTTATTAATATGCTTC is a window of Salinivirga cyanobacteriivorans DNA encoding:
- a CDS encoding PAS domain S-box protein produces the protein MFADQIPIEDDRYNVLYNNAPTSFQTLGADGDIKDVNKTWQETFGYKAKQVNGKFFYNYLHKDDSTVFKYYFELLKKNECSNNVLCRIRHNNGHYCETIIQSLGSAQAGKSKEYYFVIKTDKGRSKPEIYAKENIAKYQAIFNGVNEAIFLHDPQTLTIWDANQKAAELYGYSVDEFRKNNFSIFDITAPEQNITPDFVAESFHKVNTEESFAIQWKAKRKDGSTFWVEVSPKLIFIEGEKQIMASVQDITDRLNIEKELRERERKYRLLAEHSSDVIAALDSNLKPIYISPSAQTVYGYSESDFVNKSVFDIVYKDDLKALQLAMQKHINKKDKQSRLTFRIYTKENSVRWIEAISSYFYNKSGELERIVINERDITERKKLEERLQQAEEVKSLILNSTKELVVYYSPDFKIKWANKASADSVSMSIDDLVGEYCYSIWHGREEPCKDCPLIRVLKTGKYQEGEVNTPNGRFWFLRGYPILDETGNIKGLVEFGQDITEEKLLKDNEKQHRIMLDMIANNTGSIIFLLKVEGKDKYRYQFINETFFQITGYKKSQFMGKLLEEVVPKNTLDLELKKYREAIAQKQSTQWEEQMPTPYGNKTGLVTLTPIFDSACKCTYIVGHITDISGKLKTERILRENEQVLKTVIEQMPMAVFAHGLDGRFVLVNEAAEIDTGYSKDELLSMKVSDIDQDSATRNDQQHIWKELDFGSRQHITTYHRKKDGKTYPVELFITATVLKNRPVLIAMAQDISERLENETVIKEREEQLRKANETKDKFFSIIAHDLRNPFNSLVGISELLIEKIEEGDIQNLPDFLKILHNTAIQGTNLLDNLLTWSRSQIGTIQFNPKYNNLKELVDESLMLLENVAHQKQLHIKNSINNNLIVYGDTDMLRTILRNLITNALKYTVNGGFIQIYSERFKNCNFVYVKDSGVGMDDAVISKLFKAGENISTAGTNNEKGTGLGLILCKEFVDKHGGEIGATSEPGKGSTFWFSIPNKADNKGC